Proteins encoded by one window of Lycium barbarum isolate Lr01 chromosome 11, ASM1917538v2, whole genome shotgun sequence:
- the LOC132617344 gene encoding uncharacterized protein LOC132617344 isoform X1, with amino-acid sequence MGREGDWDCSSCGNRNYAFRCFCNRCKQPRLLVDNNTPLDSKWLPRIGDWICTRCTNNNYASREKCKKCGQPKEVAAMPAIAIPGASLPTHPNYFARAQGGVEQRLNIGLLGNGALQQQHPLSCNWSLGEARKYENQPADRYRLLQTPGVPYASQTSQLLPVPNGWRNGDWLCSCGFHNYSSRAQCKKCNASAPPASSSALGSTPITALGTKRLASEELVHDWDNKRLNAGHTFRYQQGYPGAERMGGSGGNQLTAISTTFPRENSTMLPLQVNLQIPHIPAAPTLLGKGAKQWRDGDWMCTNCNNHNYASRSNCNRCKSERDVPAQPVSVA; translated from the exons ATGGGGCGAGAAGGAGATTGGGATTGTAGTAGTTGTGGCAATAGGAACTACGCATTTAGATGTTTCTGCAACAGATGTAAACAACCTCGTCTCCTCGTTGACAACAACACTCCTCTTGATTCCAAATGGCTTCCTCGTATTGGCGATTGGATCTGCACCC GTTGCACTAACAACAATTATGCATCGCGAGAAAAGTGCAAAAAATGTGGACAACCAAAGGAGGTAGCAGCAATGCCAGCAATTGCAATCCCTGGAGCATCTCTCCCAACTCATCCAAATTATTTTGCCAGGGCACAAGGAGGAGTGGAACAAAGGTTGAACATTGGGTTGTtaggaaatggagctctccaacAGCAACATCCCTTGAGCTGTAACTGGTCTTTAGGGGAGGCTCGTAAATATGAAAACCAGCCTGCTGATCGATATAGACTGCTGCAAACTCCTGGAGTTCCATATGCAAGCCAAACGAGTCAACTGCTTCCAGTTCCAAATGGATGGCGTAATGGTGACTGGCTCTGCAGTTGTGGCTTTCACAACTACTCTTCTCGAGCTCAG TGCAAAAAATGCAATGCTTCTGCACCTCCAGCTTCATCGTCTGCTCTTGGAAGTACCCCTATTACAG CTCTTGGAACAAAACGATTAGCATCTGAGGAACTTGTTCATGATTGGGACAACAAGAGGCTGAATGCAGGGCAT ACATTTAGGTATCAGCAAGGCTATCCAGGAGCAGAAAGGATGGGTGGTTCAGGGGGAAATCAACTAACTGCTATCTCAACAACATTCCCTAGAGAAAATTCAACGATGCTTCCTTTGCAAGTCAACCTGCAAATTCCTCATATACCAGCAGCGCCTACACTCCTTGGCAAAGG GGCAAAGCAATGGCGTGATGGGGACTGGATGTGCACAAATTGCAATAATCATAATTACGCATCTCGATCAAATTGTAATCG GTGCAAAAGTGAGAGAGACGTGCCAGCTCAACCTGTTAGTGTTGCATAG
- the LOC132617344 gene encoding uncharacterized protein LOC132617344 isoform X2: MCTGCTNNNYASREKCKKCGQPKEVAAMPAIAIPGASLPTHPNYFARAQGGVEQRLNIGLLGNGALQQQHPLSCNWSLGEARKYENQPADRYRLLQTPGVPYASQTSQLLPVPNGWRNGDWLCSCGFHNYSSRAQCKKCNASAPPASSSALGSTPITALGTKRLASEELVHDWDNKRLNAGHTFRYQQGYPGAERMGGSGGNQLTAISTTFPRENSTMLPLQVNLQIPHIPAAPTLLGKGAKQWRDGDWMCTNCNNHNYASRSNCNRCKSERDVPAQPVSVA, translated from the exons ATGTGCACCG GTTGCACTAACAACAATTATGCATCGCGAGAAAAGTGCAAAAAATGTGGACAACCAAAGGAGGTAGCAGCAATGCCAGCAATTGCAATCCCTGGAGCATCTCTCCCAACTCATCCAAATTATTTTGCCAGGGCACAAGGAGGAGTGGAACAAAGGTTGAACATTGGGTTGTtaggaaatggagctctccaacAGCAACATCCCTTGAGCTGTAACTGGTCTTTAGGGGAGGCTCGTAAATATGAAAACCAGCCTGCTGATCGATATAGACTGCTGCAAACTCCTGGAGTTCCATATGCAAGCCAAACGAGTCAACTGCTTCCAGTTCCAAATGGATGGCGTAATGGTGACTGGCTCTGCAGTTGTGGCTTTCACAACTACTCTTCTCGAGCTCAG TGCAAAAAATGCAATGCTTCTGCACCTCCAGCTTCATCGTCTGCTCTTGGAAGTACCCCTATTACAG CTCTTGGAACAAAACGATTAGCATCTGAGGAACTTGTTCATGATTGGGACAACAAGAGGCTGAATGCAGGGCAT ACATTTAGGTATCAGCAAGGCTATCCAGGAGCAGAAAGGATGGGTGGTTCAGGGGGAAATCAACTAACTGCTATCTCAACAACATTCCCTAGAGAAAATTCAACGATGCTTCCTTTGCAAGTCAACCTGCAAATTCCTCATATACCAGCAGCGCCTACACTCCTTGGCAAAGG GGCAAAGCAATGGCGTGATGGGGACTGGATGTGCACAAATTGCAATAATCATAATTACGCATCTCGATCAAATTGTAATCG GTGCAAAAGTGAGAGAGACGTGCCAGCTCAACCTGTTAGTGTTGCATAG
- the LOC132617821 gene encoding WEB family protein At2g17940-like, with product MEREGVVVRGRVEIDTRQPFGSVKEAVMLFGEKFLAREIYAKQLKQVQSKASGEQNQQNQSKIESSPVTVELEETKQNLQKSKEEGTFMAHCLQSLKEELELTKREIQQLKTRDLKQKKVSLSDNPEIEELKFIEKPSSKVELRKQFQDYDEIEFKTNRSVKFASTPLLTRIIVSKDHLKKESEISPSLLKKKMKRKMMPLIPFISGLFSKKKGIQEHQCS from the exons ATGGAAAGAGAAGGAGTGGTGGTACGGGGACGAGTAGAGATCGATACGAGGCAGCCTTTTGGGTCAGTGAAGGAGGCAGTCATGTTGTTTGGAGAAAAATTTTTGGCCAGAGAAATTTATGCCAAGCAACTTAAACAG GTGCAAAGCAAGGCAAGTGGTGAACAAAACCAACAAAACCAGTCTAAAATAGAATCATCACCAGTGACAGTTGAGCTTGAAGAGACAAAGCAAAACCTTCAAAAATCTAAAGAAGAAGGAACATTCATGGCACACTGCCTTCAATCTCTAAAAGAAGAACTAGAACTGACAAAAAGAGAAATACAACAGTTGAAGACAAGAGATCTAAAGCAGAAAAAAGTATCGTTATCGGATAATCCTGAGATTGAAGAGCTCAAATTCATCGAGAAACCATCGTCCAAAGTTGAATTGAGAAAACAATTTCAAGATTATGACGAGATAGAGTTCAAGACGAATAGGTCTGTTAAATTTGCTAGTACCCCTTTACTAACAAGAATCATTGTCAGCAAGGATCATTTAAAGAAAGAATCAGAGATTAGTCCTTCGCTActtaagaagaaaatgaagaggaaAATGATGCCTTTAATCCCTTTTATTAGTGGATTGTTTTCCAAGAAGAAGGGAATTCAAGAACACCAATGTTCATGA